In Fragaria vesca subsp. vesca linkage group LG1, FraVesHawaii_1.0, whole genome shotgun sequence, the sequence CAAACCTGGTCATCAGCATGATGTGCCGTTAGTAACACACCAATCTGGTTCTTGACACAAACATTCTGAAATATCCTGTACCTGCATTCAAATCCAACATCAAGAAATCTGCTAACTAAACACTATCCAATACTCTAATTAATCCACCAATGCAATGCATCCCACTCATTCCCAGTAAAACACACCTCATTTCGCGAGCCGCTTCTTGCACATGCCCTTGTTTCGGCTTGCCATCGGACCAATCACAACAGGCAACATCGCTTCTGATTCCTACACAAACTCCACATTAGCTTTTCCACTTCTACCAAATCCTCAAACTAAAGTCACTATCAGCACAAAAAGGAAAAGTACCCATTTTCGCGACACGATTGGAAACAATGCTGGCCTCTTCAGTGCTCTCTTCACGCAGCCCATGGTCCACAATGATGGCCAGAACCCCATCAATGAACCCCTCACCATCACATTTACCATCAAGCCCCTGGCCTTTCCAGAACGCAGTTAAAGCACACAAGGCCATACTATCAGGCCCTCCAGAAACTCCAATAGCTAAACACACAAAACCATATAAAGATTCAATCTTTCATTCTCATAACCCAAATAAAAACCCACCCTTTTCAATTTTCACAATGAAATTCAAAATTTACAGAGCAGAATTGAGAAAAGGTTTGAACTTTAAAGCGAAGGAGGAGAGAACTGACCGACTCGGTGATGGGGTTTGAGGCCAGCCATGTCCATTCGTCTGGAGAAAGCTTCCTTGTACTTGGCCAAGTCCACCGCAGCGACTTGGGTGGTCTGCGAGCACTTGCAGTGAAATTGGCGGGAAATGAAGGGGAGCTTCCATAGTGGTGAGGGTAATTTGGGAATGGAAAAGAGTAAGGTTTGGGTTCTGGTTTGCGACGATAGGATAACCCCTCCCGCCATTGTACAAAAGCTTCATATGTCAAGAGATGTAGGTTTTATAGAGCCGTTGATACGGTGCGTTTCACCTCTGAAAAGCTGGACCTGGGCCAATGGACTAAAAAGTGGGCTTCATAAATATGCCTACACGGTGCGTTTCACCTGTAACAGTTGAATACTTTACGCTCATGCTTCCTTGAGCTGACTGTGATGGAAAAGTCGAGACATTTTATGTGATGTATGAGCATGCAAAACTTCATTTCCTCAGGACAGAGTAGCGTGCCATAGGACTTGGCATTGATCTTTTGTGACAATAAGAGTAGCTCGTTTATACCATTAGATATCACTATAATCCTTTTTGCAGGATGAATTGTAAGCAAAATTGCTTAATTAAGCCTGGATTTGGGTGATTCAAACTCTTTTTTATGCAATGAATTAGGGAAACTTTTACCCTGCAGCGCTGCATACTATACAGCCTGCTTTTAAGACAAAAAAAAAACTCAAGTTTATAGTGAATGAGATATTCTTCACATCACATAAAATAGTCGGGGATATCATATGTTCTCTCTCTCTCTTTCTCTGCTCAGATTTTACTTTTGGGATTTTGCTTTTAGCAAAGTCTCTCATCTAATAGTACTCCTTGAGAGGAGAGAGAGAGAGAGAGAGAGAGAGAGAGAGAGAGAGAGTAGAGAGAGAGAGAGAGAGAGAGAGAGAGAGAGAGAGAGAGAGNNNNNNNNNNNNNNNNNNNNGAAAGAAGTGAAGAGCAAGACAATATGGCGGAGGCAAATCATTGTCGATAAGTGTCTGATGACCACTAATAGCATCATACAAATCAAGTATAATACACAAGGGGATTTTGGTTTTCAAGCAATGCCAGATCATGACGTATATCTGCGATCATCCAAGCACTTTCTAGAATTGGATCAGGTTCATGGCCTTCTAACTTCCTGTCCATGTATAGGTAAAACCTGATGAGAAGTTCCAATATGAAGCAACCATCGACCAACATTATTTCTGCTAGTTCCTCCTGATTAATGTTGCTCATGTCTTCAGCGTAACTTGCACGAACCAATGCATCCGAATCATAGATAGCAGTTGCCCATTCTCTCATGCATTCGGAAGATTCTCGTGATCCAAAGCTGAAATTTAGAGCTCGTTTCTGTGCTGTTTCTTGTGCTCGCTTAAAAAAGTATAGCGCATAACGCAACTTATGCTCTCTCATAGCTACTAGATGAGGCTTGTGTCTATGGAAAGGACCAATGGAGACAACATGAGGGGTGTAGGCATCCTCACTGACTTGATGAAGTCTATTTGGCACTCTGTAGACGCTCAAGTTCCATGGCCGCACATTGTGGAGCTTTTCTTCGATTTCGGATGTCCACTTAAGTTTCTTTCTATACATCTTTTGGGTAAAGCTTATCTCGCTTTCTGGCCCTTCTGAAAGTTTATCGATATGAGATCCAATGCTGATCTCGGTTTCGTGCTGTTCATGTAGAAAGGACATGGGATAGGGAGTTAATGTTAACAACATAACCCCATATATTTGTTATATACTTATATGTATGTAAGATACAGATATAGGGTCCGATTCAAGGGACATCAAATTAAAAGAAAATAAGAAAAAATTAGAATTTAAAGTCTAAACAACTAAATCTAGTTTTACAAAAAGAAACAAGACACATAAAAATAAAAAATAAAAAAGACGATGTTTATGTTCATAATATAACAAAAACCCAGAAAATTTAATAGAGATTCTTGATCGCTCTATATATTTCTCACTCAACACATCTCCTATTGATTCTTGATCGCTCTATATATCTCACTCAACACATCTCCCATTTTACCTTGTATAACTACTCCATCGCTCTCTGAATTTGCTCTAGAAAAGTCTCCACCCAGTTGTTTCTACAGGCCAAGAGTTTCATGTTCTACCTTTTTTTTTCTCCTCATTTCTCACCGGCCCATTCCTCATTTCGCCACCTCCAATAATCTCATCGTCTTCTTGGTTACTACCATCACCCACACCTAATTTATTTTCTGGGTTTTTGTTATATCATGAACAGGAACATAGTCTTTTTTTTTCTTTTCTTTTCTTTTTTCTTGTGTCTTGGTTCTTTTTATTGTAAAACTAGATTTAGTTGTTTAGACTTTAAATTCTGCTTTTTCCTTCTTTTCTTTTAATTTGATTTGTTATGAAATTACACAAATTAAACAATATCATGTCACTTGCCACATCAATTATTTATATGTTGACATCATATTAACAATTGATCTGAACCCTTAAATGTTTTAAAATCTAATGGTTAGGAAATTGTGTCAAAATTTGTGTTAAATTTGATGTCCCTTAAACCGGACCCATAGATATGATAGAAATTATCCACTTATAATAAATAGTAGTGTTAGAGACTTAGAGTTAGATCAAAGAGTAGTGCTATATACACCAAAATATGTTACAAAATTTCAATACCAAATAACGTGGCGTATACCATGTCATCATATTCTAAAATAAAAACCAATGAGCTGGATTTTTTATCTATAATATGTTAATTATGGAATTCGATTTAGATTATCATTCTGTCTTTTATCCTTTACAAATGCAATCAACTAAAATCGATGAGAAAAAATGAAACCCAGAAACCGACACTAATCATAAAACTCTTATCACTCTCAAAGTTAAACAAGAAGAAATCCATTCAAGAAGTTGAACAAGCAGAAGAAAAAAAAAATCAAGCAAGATACATATATCTAAGATCATATGAAGCCCAAAGTAATTATTGAAGAATAGATTTTTGGCTACATGTTGGATAAAAACTCAAATAGAATAAACTGAAGTCCAGTTCATGTCCATGAACACCCATTAGAAAAACTGAACCCGAATGAATAAAAACTTAAACTAGGATGAAATATCGATCAATTGTTTCTGTGCCAAAAAAAAAGATATCAATGGTTTCTCATAATAAGATTTTCACTAGTAAGCAATTTCATCTTGATTGAGAATGGATCAGCCGTTCTATTCCATGATTTTTTAGCAAAGAGAAGAAACTATTTCGAACTCCAATCTTGAATGAATCATGACGGACATGTTTTTCTGTAATTTTCTCTCGATGCAGATTGAATGGATAAGAAATTCAAGACTTCCAATTTTTATAAAAATAGAAATCTGATCATCACTATGTTCATAGCCAAGACTACTTAATCTTTATCCCAAACCAAATCTTTTAACCCATCAACGATGAGGGTGGAATAGAATAAAGATGATTTCCTTGTCAATATACCATAAACACTTTACCTTCATCGCTAGCTATGTTGCAAATTGCTTAAATCCACCGGATTTTTTACTTGTTCTTGAATAGAAATCTTGATTATTGACAGAATATTAAAGAAAGAACAAGCATATATGCAGAATTCGGCAACCCGTCAGTTGTGTCTCTTCAATTCAGATCCTTTTCGAAGTAGCATATTATTAACTGAAAACCCATTTGGTAGTTCAAATTGTATAAATGTCATACTCGTATCCGATAGAGTGAAGCAGGAAGAGGAAACTTACCAGACTTTCGGAGTCAGCAGCAGGGTCCTCGATACCGTCCGCCATTGATCTAAGCTTGGGAATGGTCAAGTATCATGAACAACTACTGTTCTCAGTATCGCGTCCCTGCACCAACGGAGCTGACATTCGACTGATTCGAGAAATACTAATCTCATCAGGATGAGGATGATGATCAATTCCGCGGATACGGTACTGACTTCATTCCAGACCACCAAACTAAGTAAATCATTGGATCTCAATACATTCAATTATTTCGTCCAACAAAAAAAAAAAATACATTCAATTATAAAATTATTAGTGGAAGCAGGCATTGACTTCTTTTTTTTCCTATACGACTTGCGTACGGCAATGGTATGTCATATTATCAGCACTTCTTTTACCAGAGCATCCGTACTTCCGTAGTTATTTCTCATTCACGACCTTAAGTCATATCCTCTAACTAAATTTAGAAGACTCTGACAAAATCTCGAACGCACCATCATAATATCAACGACGATTCATAGTAAATAACGTGATTAGGGAACGCTCTATCATAATATCAATGACGATTCATAACAAATAACGTGACTAGAAAAAAAAAACATTTCAGCGTACGGTTCATTTTCATACTTGTTTTTTATTTTTGAAAATAAAAATTAAGATGCAAATGTGTTTGGTGAGACATTTTTCAAATTGTAAAAAAAATATAAATGAAAATATTTCTCAAAAGTTCTTTGTTCTATCTTATTACTTAGGTGTGTTCAATTACTCTTCTTGTTTCAAATTGTTTACTTAATTTAATTTTTGCACTCAACTATATCAGTTTCAGCGTTATCTCTACACCAGAGTTGACAGATTGGCAACGATACCTATCTGCAAGATGTATGTGATTTATTTTGGGAAGTTCGGACTTCGGAATTATGAATCTAGGATATCGGAGTCCTCTTCCTCGGAGTGTTCATGCTCATTAGCTGATTGCATCGTGAATACTGCAGTTGAAAAGGGCAGTATGGATAATGTGGCAACTGTTGTTGTTCCATATTGAGTCATTTTAGTTTTAATGATTTGACGCACGATCAAAAGCAAGATGTTGATGAACCTATCAGAGAGACCGAGTTGGTGGATGATAGGAAGTGCATGAAGTACCTACCCAATAATGAGTCACAAGTTTCTTCTTCCATTACCCTAAGTTCTGTTCGAAATATAGGTTAATTCTTCTATATATGTAGGGATGATTACTGAACTATTAAGTTAATCGGATAATTCAAAATGTAGTCTCATTCTGCCTCTGCGTTTCTGTTCTATTTCTTTTCGATAAATCCATGTCTGTTTCACCCTATAAATTAACCCCCCATAACCCCATTAAGCATCAGGTTTTTAGAATTTGTCTGTTTTTTGACCAAGAGAGATTAAACTTGAAGATGGCGATCATCGGGATGGGTTTTGTTTTTTTTTTTTTCGGTTGGTTGTGCCGCTTACCTCGAAACTCTAATGCACTTTCTGATTTTTCTGGCGGTCATCACCATGAACATATCAATGAATACGGCGATGACCCAGGCTATGATATGATGTTATTTGTCTTACAAGTCACTACTCCTCGTTACAAAGGATGGACCTTACTGGACCCTCCATGGCCTTTGGGCCGAATATCTTGTGAATGCGGGGCCCCCCGAGACCGAGTACGTTATATATCAGGGATATACAGTGTTTCGAAAATTGCCATATGACATTTAATTACGGCATGGTAACGTTGTTTTTGTTTCTTTCTTATTATTTCTTTGGTTAAGGGAATATTTCTAATGATCTTTTATATATTTTCTTTCTTATTAGCTCGATCCGTACCTAAGAGAAAGGCTCCATATAATATGGCCCACTTGAAGAGATGGAAGCTACCCAACAGACCGGGCCTTTTGGATGCACGAAGTTGATAAACATGGAACCTGTATGGCGGATGTATTCGGACGCGGGGAGCAGTATCTACTAAAGGCAAAACAATTGTATGAGCAGATTAACTCCCTAAATTTAGATTATCAGCCTGCTTTGCATGCTGACAAGTTTTGCTGTAAACGAAAAGTAGATGATCGAAGTCCATGCATGATTGATATATTTTTATCTGATAATGTATGCCGAATACAAGTTAATAATCAGCTTTATATGTATGCTGCATATAATGCAGTAGTAGTCCAAGCACAGTTCCTTTTTTTTTGGTCGAATCCAAGCACAGTTTCTACTATACCAAAGTTCAGAAGACACGTTTTCAACTTTTCTTTGTTTCTGTGCGATCTTTCTCTTCCTCTCATTTCCATGTACGTGTACCCATCAGTCACCATGGCACCTCCTTAGTATGCGTACAGCTTCTTCTTTTCTTTTTTTCTTTTTTTTTTTATTGGAAGAGATCGTTTGGATTTAAACTTGTCTGCTCAAAAATTTTACTTCAAAAGGAAGGAAGTCGTGATAAGATAAAAGTCATGTCTTTTCTTTTTATCTTGTTTATATATAACCGAGAAGAGGAGAGCTGAGAGGAGACGAACTGAGAGCTGTACGCATCCGACATCTCTGAAGAGAATACTTCTTTGATATTAGTAAGTTTCATTTTAGTACAACATTAACCTTGAACATTTGATGCTTGCTTTGATTTGTCATGGTTACACTTACCAATGTCCGCTTGTGTTGCACTAACTTGAGAGTGTGACACCATGATGAACATCCTATGTCATAATTTTAGGCAGAGAAACAATCCCACCGTGAATCGCATTAACATGACCATGACGAAGGATCCCATTCTCATCATCCTCTTCTCGACCAGGATCCTCGAGCTCCCTGAGAGGACATCCCACCATATAGTGGGGATTCCCTAGAACCCATTAGCAGATATGGGACTCCCTGAGCTCCTTGAAGATCAATTAGTAGATGTTCTCACAAAAAGAGTGATAAGATGTTCTCACAAAAAGAGTAACAAGAAAAGTGTTTGACAACTTGGTTAGCAAGTTGAGCATGATCGATATCTTTGCACTAACTTGAGGGGGAGTGTAAAATATTTTGTATATATTTACTTTCCCTGTATGTGTAGGTGTAGATGTATGAAATATTTTTCTAGCAGCTCTATGATTGTATCTTGGACTAATTTCAGCTTACCCCCATCAACTTTAGGTCGATCATCATGTTTTAGGTCGATAATCATGTTAGTCATTCTTCTTTCAATTTCATCAAAAACACTCCTCAACTCCCAATTTTCATCAGTTGTGTCCAAACCTTCATTCTTCATTCAATTCCTCCGTCAAGTGATGACATGCATGGCATCAGAAAGAAAGTCAAATTCCAAAAAAAATAACATTTCTGACCATTTTCCCCTCATATCGTTACATAATTCCGTACCCATCACAATTCCCTAACCTTAGTGATTTTGGTGAGATTGAATGTAATTTGTCTATTTTGTCCTTTTTCTGTGGCCTCAACGACTTCAAATTTGGTTTTCTTCTTAATGCAAGTCATTACATGACGGGAGAATTAGATGAAAAACGTATGTTTGGACACGGCTGATGAAAATTAAAAGTTGATGGGCGTTTTTAATGAAATTGAAAGAAAATGGATTAACATGATGATCGACCTAAAGTTGATGGAGGTAAACTGAAATTAGTCCTTGTATCTTTATATAAAGCTCATTTTAAGAGAAAAATAATATATTGAAACATTTCAAACATATCAAATCATTATTTTCTACTCTCCTCTGGGTTGATGCATTTTTCTGTCAAGGAATTAACGAGAGATCATCATCCAGACAGAGATGAGGAAAAATTTCCTCGTGGAAACTGCTGGTGGCTATGTGGAATTGGGTATTTGGGTGGTGTGCCTCGAGTTATTCGGAGTTCTCTTCCTCGACGTGTTCTAGCTGACTGCATCGTGAATACTGCACTTGAAAAGGGCAGTATGCATGGATAATGTGGCAGCTGTTGTTGGTCCATTGATATGGAAGGATCAGTTTCAGAGAGGAAACTGTGAAGCATTAGGACTAGAAAGCTCCACTGATGACTGCTCAGGTGAGTACGTATATAAACAAAAGCAAATCACATATACATCCTCCAAAAAGATTTGAAACACAAATAAATCCACTTGTGTTGTTGTTAAACAAATAAGGACAGTTTTTAACAATTAAGGACAATCTTTTTTCTGCATGCCATGTGTCATAGTTTAATTTACCAATCTAACCCTACACTAATTAAATATGCTTTTAAAAGAGAAAAATATCTCATTTTGAGATTTTTCAGTAAATGGTATAGTAGCAGGTTTTCAATAACTTAGTGTAGTAGCAGGGGTTAACATCTCAGTAGTAGTAGCAGTTAATTCCAGTAGAAGTGTAGCAGCAGGGGTTAACATTCTAGTAAAAAGTAGTAGCAGAGGTTAACATTCTAGTAAAAAGTAGTAGCAGAGGTTAACATCCAAGTAGAAGTAGTAGCAGGTTTTTAGTGGCTTAGTCAATGTAGTAGCATGTTTTGCTGGAAAGCTACACTTCCAACAAATGTAGTAGCAGAGTTTTAGTGGTTCAGCTAGTGTAGTAGCAGATTTAGTAAGTGTAGTAGCAGGTTTTAGTAAGTGGTTCAGCTAGTGTAGTAGCAGGTTTTAGTAAGTGGTTCACCTGCCATATGTCCAATCTTGCTGCTATTGTACTCATCGTCAAATCTAGCTGCTACTACATGGTCGTACAATCTTGTTGCTACTGCACCCGTTGTTGAATGTTGTTGCTGCTACTACCTGGTCGTCCAATCTTGATGCTACTGCACTCTTCGTCAAATGTTGCTGCTATTGCACCCGTTGTCGAATGTTGCTGTTATTACCTGGTCATCGAATGTTGCTGCTATTGTCTAATCATCCAATCTTGTTGGTCAATCTTGCTTGATCTCCACCGATTTCACTTCCGATCCTCAGTGAATTCCATTTTTTCTCACCTCATCACCTTCAAATCCCTAACCCTAACCCCCAATTGACTAACTTTGACTTCCAAATACCTAACCCCGAGCCTCTACTCCTACTCAAAAACGAATTGGATTTAGTAAGAAATAGACTGATGTCCCGTCATCGTCGAGCCTCGCATCCGTCTTTGTCGAGCGTCCCGTCCGTCGTCGTTGAGCGTCGCGTCCGTCGTCGTCAAGCGTCGCGTCCGTCATCGTCGAGCATCGCGTCAGTCGTTGTCGAGCGTCTGGCATCCGTCACCATTGGGCGTCCGTCCGACGTCCGTCGTCGATGATCGCCAGAAGTCGTCATTGTCGAATGTCAGGCGGTGGCGTCGTCGACAAGCGTCGGAAGGGTGCTGGTCGTCGTCTAGCATTGAGGCGGCGGCGCCGACATTTCTTTTCGCACTGAGAGAGAGAGAGAGAGAGAGAGAGAGAGAGAGAGAGAGAGAGAGAGAGAGAGAGAGAGAGAGAGAGAGAGAGAGAGA encodes:
- the LOC101305295 gene encoding UPF0481 protein At3g47200-like isoform 1, coding for MADGIEDPAADSESLHETEISIGSHIDKLSEGPESEISFTQKMYRKKLKWTSEIEEKLHNVRPWNLSVYRVPNRLHQVSEDAYTPHVVSIGPFHRHKPHLVAMREHKLRYALYFFKRAQETAQKRALNFSFGSRESSECMREWATAIYDSDALVRASYAEDMSNINQEELAEIMLVDGCFILELLIRFYLYMDRKLEGHEPDPILESAWMIADIRHDLALLENQNPLVYYT
- the LOC101305295 gene encoding UPF0481 protein At3g47200-like isoform 2, giving the protein MKHETEISIGSHIDKLSEGPESEISFTQKMYRKKLKWTSEIEEKLHNVRPWNLSVYRVPNRLHQVSEDAYTPHVVSIGPFHRHKPHLVAMREHKLRYALYFFKRAQETAQKRALNFSFGSRESSECMREWATAIYDSDALVRASYAEDMSNINQEELAEIMLVDGCFILELLIRFYLYMDRKLEGHEPDPILESAWMIADIRHDLALLENQNPLVYYT